In a genomic window of Aggregatimonas sangjinii:
- a CDS encoding fibronectin type III domain-containing protein: MEIEEKRIFRWALMLALMLLLVLGCNKDDSPIAPKPDVIDKPDPVNRAPNDFLLLTPESDSTIVNRRPTFSWEQATDPDGGSVTYDLYLDTQDDPGTLLAKNLGTTSFKLTENLDFETQYYWKVVAKDAKGATSESSRPLIIKIPIKWLIHYDANNEGGPIEFDFDNGKLTKFDDYLTTYQGDPSRLERLRNSKNEVYEYKYTTSGKQLEVSVGDGHEGMQWTFEYDDSDRATIVTKVTIIDLGKGGISVVEDNAVFKYNDATSEHPAEIEISFEDEVTFRNTLQWEGDNIVEILSEVDYGLGSGFQFEALVKIAYDDNINPYSRIISEQFGFGSFNMLTNTPTGMESFDFGIIQWQSFNNITAYEVFDEQDNLSLGDTYYFDYVYGHDDYPISAMLGNRKRDWRYLDE, translated from the coding sequence ATGGAAATAGAAGAAAAACGAATTTTTAGATGGGCATTGATGTTGGCACTCATGCTGTTGCTGGTGTTAGGCTGCAACAAAGACGATAGCCCGATAGCACCCAAACCCGACGTCATTGACAAGCCCGATCCCGTAAACCGAGCGCCTAATGATTTTCTGCTATTGACACCGGAAAGTGATAGTACGATTGTAAATCGCAGACCCACTTTTTCTTGGGAACAGGCCACCGATCCAGATGGGGGTAGCGTAACCTACGATCTTTATTTAGACACCCAGGATGACCCCGGTACCTTACTTGCGAAAAATCTCGGCACTACGAGTTTTAAGCTGACTGAAAATTTAGATTTCGAGACCCAATATTACTGGAAGGTGGTTGCAAAAGATGCAAAAGGGGCAACATCTGAAAGCTCCCGACCTTTGATTATCAAAATTCCTATAAAATGGCTAATTCATTATGATGCGAACAATGAAGGAGGTCCTATTGAATTCGACTTTGACAATGGTAAATTAACGAAGTTCGACGACTATTTGACAACCTATCAAGGTGACCCATCCAGACTTGAACGATTGCGGAATTCAAAAAACGAAGTATATGAATATAAATACACCACTTCTGGTAAACAACTTGAAGTGAGTGTCGGGGACGGGCATGAGGGCATGCAGTGGACTTTTGAATATGACGACAGCGATAGAGCCACCATTGTAACCAAGGTGACAATAATAGATTTGGGGAAGGGAGGTATTTCCGTAGTTGAAGATAACGCTGTGTTTAAATATAATGATGCCACCAGCGAACATCCAGCTGAAATTGAAATTTCCTTTGAAGATGAAGTGACGTTTAGGAATACCCTGCAATGGGAAGGAGACAATATTGTGGAGATTCTTTCGGAAGTAGATTATGGCCTGGGAAGCGGGTTTCAATTTGAGGCTTTGGTGAAAATCGCTTATGACGACAACATTAATCCCTATTCCCGGATTATCTCTGAACAATTTGGATTTGGATCCTTTAATATGTTGACCAACACACCCACTGGTATGGAAAGTTTCGATTTCGGCATAATCCAATGGCAGAGTTTCAACAACATTACAGCTTACGAGGTATTTGATGAACAGGATAATTTAAGCTTAGGCGATACTTATTATTTCGACTATGTTTATGGACATGACGATTATCCTATATCCGCCATGTTAGGCAACCGTAAAAGAGATTGGCGGTATCTAGATGAATGA